The Besnoitia besnoiti strain Bb-Ger1 chromosome IV, whole genome shotgun sequence genome contains a region encoding:
- a CDS encoding hypothetical protein (encoded by transcript BESB_057570) encodes MSRLFARQLSDDAHHAGEKQNPRSSAGCYSDTIVLPSRLEAEPHP; translated from the coding sequence ATGTCAAGGCTTTTTGCACGGCAGCTATCGGACGATGCACACCACGCTGGAGAAAAGCAGAAtccgaggagctccgcgggcTGCTACAGTGACACTATCGTTCTCCCCTCACGCCTGGAAGCCGAGCCGCACCCGTAG
- a CDS encoding putative cytosolic fe-s cluster assembling factor nbp35 (encoded by transcript BESB_057580) — protein sequence MPFALSTRDTFLLGAATGALVGAAATLGSLAYLHAREGSPCRCPGQAALARAAVRLLRLFSSPPSPSSAASSPASAGRPPCSSSLDCSSQTCASACGSAGACGSASSATGAASPAAFDTAAAEARDCPGAGGESAGKAAACEGCPNRALCASGAAAEAAQAQKSAVEEISHRLRNVKKKVMILSGKGGVGKSTVTSQLAWTAASRGLNVGICDVDVCGPSIPLMMQAVHGEVHQSAAGWEPVYVRDNLAVMSIGFLLPDADAAVVWRGPKKNGLIHQFFSDVRWGDLDLLLIDTPPGTSDEHLSLVSLLKTDGAIIVTTPQEAALQDVRKEINFCKKVGVNVLGVVENMASSVFASVNPNGAKSMCKQMEVPYSGAIPLDPSLLRACEAGVAAVEEFPTEPASEALEKLVSDLLTLLDLPLHRDEED from the exons ATgcccttcgctctctcgacGCGCGACACGTtccttctcggcgcggcgaccggcgcgctggtcggcgccgcggcgaccctCGGCTCCCTCGCGTACCTCCACGCGCGGGAAGGCTCGCCGTGCCGCTGCCCAGGGCAAGCTGCCCTCGCGCGTGCagccgtccgcctcctccgcctcttctcctcccccccctccccctcctctgctgcctcctctcccgcctctgcgggccGCCCACCGTGTTCGTCCTCTCTGGACTGCTCTTCCCAGACTTGCGCGAGTGCCTGCGGCTCAGCGGGCGCCTGTGGCTCGGCGAGTTCGGCGACGGGCGCTGCCTCCCCCGCGGCCTTCGAcacggcggcggctgaggcgcgagacTGCCCAGGGGCGGGCGGGGAGAGCGCCGGGAAGGCTGCGGCGTGCGAAGGGTGTCCCAAccgcgcgctctgcgcgagcggagccgccgcggaggccgcgcaggcgcagaagtcCGCCGTCGAGGAAATTTCGCATCGCCTGAGGAACGTGAAGAAGAAGGTGATGATCCTCTCGGGAAAGGGCGGCGTCGGGAAGTCGACCGTCACCTCGCAGCTCG CCTGgactgccgcctcgcgcggcctgaACGTCGGCATCTGCGACGTGGACGTCTGCGGTCCGTCGATTCCGCTCATGATGCAGGCGGTCCACGGCGAAGTTCACCAGTCCGCCGCAGGCTGGGAACCGGTCTACGTGCGCGACAATCTCGCGGTCATGTCCATCG GCTTCCTGCTgcccgacgcagacgcggccgtTGTCTGGCGCGGGCCCAAGAAAAATGGACTGATTCACCAGTTTTTCTCGGACGTTCGCTGGGGCGATCTCGACCTCCTCCTCATCGACACGCCGCCCG GCACTTCCGACGAGCATTTGTcgcttgtctctctcctGAAAACCGACGGTGCGATCATTGTCACGACTCcccaggaggcggcgctccaggATGTGCGAAAGGAGATAAATTTTTG CAAGAAAGTTGGGGTAAACGTCCTCGGCGTTGTTGAGAACATGGCTTCGTCCGTCTTCGCCAGTGTGAACCCCAATGGCGCGAAG AGCATGTGCAAGCAGATGGAGGTCCCCTACTCGGGTGCGATCCCCCTGGATCCCTCG ctgcttcgcgcctgcgaggccggcgTGGCGGCTGTGGAGGAGTTCCCCACGGAGCCTGCGAGCGAAGCTCTGGAGAAACTGGTTTCGGACCTCCTCACGCTTCTCGACTTGCCTCTCCaccgcgacgaagaagactgA